One segment of Primulina tabacum isolate GXHZ01 chromosome 14, ASM2559414v2, whole genome shotgun sequence DNA contains the following:
- the LOC142524473 gene encoding uncharacterized protein LOC142524473 isoform X1 — translation MDYLSRHAEESQFFDAMENVSLASGFLDDCHSFKNWEYDVWVNSPQSVTERRRKFIRWMGLSSDGLEGDDFFKEDTVRIMENSGAVQQTQPSTENRLSSCHSSASMCSHNDLDSSMKVDLFDARSDNGSDSACNVTGFVENGKNESQSSLSLQQLVEKELVVNGTDKLKDRLLNRLWSISCMTCSAVNDDNMRSNDDSRVEETKIRRVKVRYSRRRTKKLSALFTGQDIPAHEGPILAMKFSHNGKFLASAGEDKFVRVWLVVEDDKSDLIDIPDADPSCVYFVVNNESELGPLQKYNIHESKCLRRTQDSACIVFPPKVFRILEKPLHLFQGHEGEILDLSWSKNDCLLSASIDKTVRLWRVGVDHCLKVFSHNNYVTCIQFNPLNDDYFISGSIDGKVRIWIINGCQVVDWTETKEIITAISYRPDGQGGVIGFVTGTCQFFNISDNRLQFESQMCLARKKKSPCKRVTGFQFLPHDPSKVLVTCANSQVRVLDGMDVIRKYKGIRNGGNQISASFTSDGKHIVSASKDSNVYMWNYTDPVSNSLSQPKSIGSFECFSSDASIVIPWPGLKIGNSENELKSRKYEISRNSLPFSLSAYFSSGDQEFFLDSNPKGSTTWPEEKLPVSYPRDMTSSMCKSQYKLLKACCQSTSSSSHAWGLVLVTAGWDGKIRSFRNYGLPVPC, via the exons ATGGACTACTTGAGCCGTCATGCGGAAGAATCGCAATTTTTTGACGCCATGGAGAACGTTTCGTTGGCATCTGGTTTTCTTGATGATTGCCATAGTTTTAAGAATTGGGAATATGATGTGTGGGTTAATAGTCCTCAGAGTGTGACGGAACGCCGTAGGAAATTCATTAGATGGATGGGATTGAGCTCAGATGGATTAGAAGGAGACGATTTCTTTAAAGAAGATACTGTTAGAATCATGGAGAATAGTGGAGCTGTCCAGCAGACACAACCGAGCACCGAAAACCGgctttcttcttgccattcTTCTGCTTCAATGTGTTCTCACAATGATTTGGACTCGTCTATGAAGGTGGATTTATTTGATGCTAGAAGTGACAATGGTAGTGATAGCGCATGTAATGTAACTGGATTTGTGGAAAATGGGAAAAACGAGTCGCAATCGTCTCTGTCCCTTCAGCAGTTGGTGGAGAAAGAGCTGGTTGTTAATGGGACGGATAAGTTGAAAGATAGGTTATTGAATAGATTGTGGTCCATTTCTTGTATGACGTGTAGTGCTGTGAACGATGATAATATGCGATCGAATGATGATAGCCGAGTCGAAGAAACTAAGATTCGGAGGGTGAAGGTTCGATATTCTCGAAGGAGGACGAAGAAACTCTCAGCTCTTTTCACAGGACAAGACATACCAGCCCATGAGGGTCCGATACTAGCTATGAAATTTAGTCACAATGGAAAGTTCCTGGCCAGTGCAGGAGAAGACAAGTTTGTGCGAGTCTGGCTAGTCGTGGAAGATGATAAATCAGATTTAATTGATATTCCAGATGCAGACCCGTCATGTGTATACTTCGTGGTTAACAATGAATCTGAATTGGGACCTTtgcaaaaatataatattcatgAATCCAAGTGTTTGAGGAGAACACAGGATTCAGCTTGTATCGTCTTTCCTCCTAAGGTTTTTCGAATTCTTGAGAAGCCCTTGCATTTGTTCCAAGGACACGAAGGGGAGATCTTGGATCTTTCTTGGTCAAAGAATGAT TGTCTCCTCTCTGCATCAATTGACAAAACTGTTCGGTTATGGCGAGTAGGAGTCGATCATTGCCTCAAAGTCTTCTCGCATAATAATTACG TGACTTGCATTCAGTTTAACCCTTTGAACGATGATTACTTCATTAGTGGTTCAATCGATGGAAAAGTTCGGATTTGGATAATAAATGGCTGTCAAGTTGTTGATTGGACTGAAACGAAGGAGATAATAACCGCCATTTCTTATCGCCCTGATGGACAG GGTGGTGTTATTGGCTTCGTTACAGGAACCTGTCAGTTTTTCAACATATCAG ATAATCGCTTGCAGTTTGAAAGTCAGATGTGCTTAGCCAGAAAGAAAAAGTCACCCTGCAAAAGGGTAACCGGCTTCCAG TTTTTACCACACGACCCGAGCAAAGTGCTGGTAACTTGTGCAAATTCACAGGTTAGAGTACTTGATGGTATGGATGTGATCAGGAAGTACAAAG GTATTCGAAATGGTGGGAACCAGATTTCTGCTTCATTTACATCAGATGGGAAACACATTGTCTCGGCTTCTAAGGATTCAAATGTTTATATGTGGAACTACACTGATCCCGTTTCAAATTCTTTGTCACAACCAAAATCCATAGGATCATTTGAGTGTTTCTCCTCGGATGCCTCAATTGTCATACCCTGGCCTGGCTTGAAAATAGGGAACTCAGAAAATGAgttaaaatcaagaaaatatgAGATTTCTAGAAATTCATTACCCTTTTCTTTATCTGCTTATTTCTCTTCTGGAGACCAAGAATTTTTCCTAGATTCCAACCCAAAGGGATCCACGACTTGGCCCGAGGAAAAGCTACCAGTGTCTTATCCCCGCGATATGACGTCTTCAATGTGTAAGTCTCAGTACAAACTTCTCAAGGCTTGTTGCCAGAGTACTTCATCCAGTTCTCATGCATGGGGTCTAGTCCTTGTTACTGCAGGTTGGGATGGAAAAATCAGATCTTTTCGTAATTACGGGTTACCAGTTCCCTGTTAA
- the LOC142524473 gene encoding uncharacterized protein LOC142524473 isoform X3, with the protein MDYLSRHAEESQFFDAMENVSLASGFLDDCHSFKNWEYDVWVNSPQSVTERRRKFIRWMGLSSDGLEGDDFFKEDTVRIMENSGAVQQTQPSTENRLSSCHSSASMCSHNDLDSSMKVDLFDARSDNGSDSACNVTGFVENGKNESQSSLSLQQLVEKELVVNGTDKLKDRLLNRLWSISCMTCSAVNDDNMRSNDDSRVEETKIRRVKVRYSRRRTKKLSALFTGQDIPAHEGPILAMKFSHNGKFLASAGEDKFVRVWLVVEDDKSDLIDIPDADPSCVYFVVNNESELGPLQKYNIHESKCLRRTQDSACIVFPPKVFRILEKPLHLFQGHEGEILDLSWSKNDCLLSASIDKTVRLWRVGVDHCLKVFSHNNYGLFLGRIGSLDPLLYTAPDPNQQNRGVVLLASLQEPVSFSTYQFESQMCLARKKKSPCKRVTGFQFLPHDPSKVLVTCANSQVRVLDGMDVIRKYKGIRNGGNQISASFTSDGKHIVSASKDSNVYMWNYTDPVSNSLSQPKSIGSFECFSSDASIVIPWPGLKIGNSENELKSRKYEISRNSLPFSLSAYFSSGDQEFFLDSNPKGSTTWPEEKLPVSYPRDMTSSMCKSQYKLLKACCQSTSSSSHAWGLVLVTAGWDGKIRSFRNYGLPVPC; encoded by the exons ATGGACTACTTGAGCCGTCATGCGGAAGAATCGCAATTTTTTGACGCCATGGAGAACGTTTCGTTGGCATCTGGTTTTCTTGATGATTGCCATAGTTTTAAGAATTGGGAATATGATGTGTGGGTTAATAGTCCTCAGAGTGTGACGGAACGCCGTAGGAAATTCATTAGATGGATGGGATTGAGCTCAGATGGATTAGAAGGAGACGATTTCTTTAAAGAAGATACTGTTAGAATCATGGAGAATAGTGGAGCTGTCCAGCAGACACAACCGAGCACCGAAAACCGgctttcttcttgccattcTTCTGCTTCAATGTGTTCTCACAATGATTTGGACTCGTCTATGAAGGTGGATTTATTTGATGCTAGAAGTGACAATGGTAGTGATAGCGCATGTAATGTAACTGGATTTGTGGAAAATGGGAAAAACGAGTCGCAATCGTCTCTGTCCCTTCAGCAGTTGGTGGAGAAAGAGCTGGTTGTTAATGGGACGGATAAGTTGAAAGATAGGTTATTGAATAGATTGTGGTCCATTTCTTGTATGACGTGTAGTGCTGTGAACGATGATAATATGCGATCGAATGATGATAGCCGAGTCGAAGAAACTAAGATTCGGAGGGTGAAGGTTCGATATTCTCGAAGGAGGACGAAGAAACTCTCAGCTCTTTTCACAGGACAAGACATACCAGCCCATGAGGGTCCGATACTAGCTATGAAATTTAGTCACAATGGAAAGTTCCTGGCCAGTGCAGGAGAAGACAAGTTTGTGCGAGTCTGGCTAGTCGTGGAAGATGATAAATCAGATTTAATTGATATTCCAGATGCAGACCCGTCATGTGTATACTTCGTGGTTAACAATGAATCTGAATTGGGACCTTtgcaaaaatataatattcatgAATCCAAGTGTTTGAGGAGAACACAGGATTCAGCTTGTATCGTCTTTCCTCCTAAGGTTTTTCGAATTCTTGAGAAGCCCTTGCATTTGTTCCAAGGACACGAAGGGGAGATCTTGGATCTTTCTTGGTCAAAGAATGAT TGTCTCCTCTCTGCATCAATTGACAAAACTGTTCGGTTATGGCGAGTAGGAGTCGATCATTGCCTCAAAGTCTTCTCGCATAATAATTACG GTCTGTTCCTTGGTAGAATAGGGAGTTTGGATCCTCTACTGTACACAGCACCAGATCCAAACCAGCAGAATAGAGG GGTGGTGTTATTGGCTTCGTTACAGGAACCTGTCAGTTTTTCAACATATCAG TTTGAAAGTCAGATGTGCTTAGCCAGAAAGAAAAAGTCACCCTGCAAAAGGGTAACCGGCTTCCAG TTTTTACCACACGACCCGAGCAAAGTGCTGGTAACTTGTGCAAATTCACAGGTTAGAGTACTTGATGGTATGGATGTGATCAGGAAGTACAAAG GTATTCGAAATGGTGGGAACCAGATTTCTGCTTCATTTACATCAGATGGGAAACACATTGTCTCGGCTTCTAAGGATTCAAATGTTTATATGTGGAACTACACTGATCCCGTTTCAAATTCTTTGTCACAACCAAAATCCATAGGATCATTTGAGTGTTTCTCCTCGGATGCCTCAATTGTCATACCCTGGCCTGGCTTGAAAATAGGGAACTCAGAAAATGAgttaaaatcaagaaaatatgAGATTTCTAGAAATTCATTACCCTTTTCTTTATCTGCTTATTTCTCTTCTGGAGACCAAGAATTTTTCCTAGATTCCAACCCAAAGGGATCCACGACTTGGCCCGAGGAAAAGCTACCAGTGTCTTATCCCCGCGATATGACGTCTTCAATGTGTAAGTCTCAGTACAAACTTCTCAAGGCTTGTTGCCAGAGTACTTCATCCAGTTCTCATGCATGGGGTCTAGTCCTTGTTACTGCAGGTTGGGATGGAAAAATCAGATCTTTTCGTAATTACGGGTTACCAGTTCCCTGTTAA
- the LOC142524473 gene encoding uncharacterized protein LOC142524473 isoform X2 produces the protein MDYLSRHAEESQFFDAMENVSLASGFLDDCHSFKNWEYDVWVNSPQSVTERRRKFIRWMGLSSDGLEGDDFFKEDTVRIMENSGAVQQTQPSTENRLSSCHSSASMCSHNDLDSSMKVDLFDARSDNGSDSACNVTGFVENGKNESQSSLSLQQLVEKELVVNGTDKLKDRLLNRLWSISCMTCSAVNDDNMRSNDDSRVEETKIRRVKVRYSRRRTKKLSALFTGQDIPAHEGPILAMKFSHNGKFLASAGEDKFVRVWLVVEDDKSDLIDIPDADPSCVYFVVNNESELGPLQKYNIHESKCLRRTQDSACIVFPPKVFRILEKPLHLFQGHEGEILDLSWSKNDCLLSASIDKTVRLWRVGVDHCLKVFSHNNYVTCIQFNPLNDDYFISGSIDGKVRIWIINGCQVVDWTETKEIITAISYRPDGQGGVIGFVTGTCQFFNISDNRLQFESQMCLARKKKSPCKRVTGFQFLPHDPSKVLVTCANSQVRVLDGMDVIRKYKGIRNGGNQISASFTSDGKHIVSASKDSNVYMWNYTDPVSNSLSQPKSIGSFECFSSDASIVIPWPGLKIGNSENELKSRKYEISRNSLPFSLSAYFSSGDQEFFLDSNPKGSTTWPEEKLPVSYPRDMTSSMCWDGKIRSFRNYGLPVPC, from the exons ATGGACTACTTGAGCCGTCATGCGGAAGAATCGCAATTTTTTGACGCCATGGAGAACGTTTCGTTGGCATCTGGTTTTCTTGATGATTGCCATAGTTTTAAGAATTGGGAATATGATGTGTGGGTTAATAGTCCTCAGAGTGTGACGGAACGCCGTAGGAAATTCATTAGATGGATGGGATTGAGCTCAGATGGATTAGAAGGAGACGATTTCTTTAAAGAAGATACTGTTAGAATCATGGAGAATAGTGGAGCTGTCCAGCAGACACAACCGAGCACCGAAAACCGgctttcttcttgccattcTTCTGCTTCAATGTGTTCTCACAATGATTTGGACTCGTCTATGAAGGTGGATTTATTTGATGCTAGAAGTGACAATGGTAGTGATAGCGCATGTAATGTAACTGGATTTGTGGAAAATGGGAAAAACGAGTCGCAATCGTCTCTGTCCCTTCAGCAGTTGGTGGAGAAAGAGCTGGTTGTTAATGGGACGGATAAGTTGAAAGATAGGTTATTGAATAGATTGTGGTCCATTTCTTGTATGACGTGTAGTGCTGTGAACGATGATAATATGCGATCGAATGATGATAGCCGAGTCGAAGAAACTAAGATTCGGAGGGTGAAGGTTCGATATTCTCGAAGGAGGACGAAGAAACTCTCAGCTCTTTTCACAGGACAAGACATACCAGCCCATGAGGGTCCGATACTAGCTATGAAATTTAGTCACAATGGAAAGTTCCTGGCCAGTGCAGGAGAAGACAAGTTTGTGCGAGTCTGGCTAGTCGTGGAAGATGATAAATCAGATTTAATTGATATTCCAGATGCAGACCCGTCATGTGTATACTTCGTGGTTAACAATGAATCTGAATTGGGACCTTtgcaaaaatataatattcatgAATCCAAGTGTTTGAGGAGAACACAGGATTCAGCTTGTATCGTCTTTCCTCCTAAGGTTTTTCGAATTCTTGAGAAGCCCTTGCATTTGTTCCAAGGACACGAAGGGGAGATCTTGGATCTTTCTTGGTCAAAGAATGAT TGTCTCCTCTCTGCATCAATTGACAAAACTGTTCGGTTATGGCGAGTAGGAGTCGATCATTGCCTCAAAGTCTTCTCGCATAATAATTACG TGACTTGCATTCAGTTTAACCCTTTGAACGATGATTACTTCATTAGTGGTTCAATCGATGGAAAAGTTCGGATTTGGATAATAAATGGCTGTCAAGTTGTTGATTGGACTGAAACGAAGGAGATAATAACCGCCATTTCTTATCGCCCTGATGGACAG GGTGGTGTTATTGGCTTCGTTACAGGAACCTGTCAGTTTTTCAACATATCAG ATAATCGCTTGCAGTTTGAAAGTCAGATGTGCTTAGCCAGAAAGAAAAAGTCACCCTGCAAAAGGGTAACCGGCTTCCAG TTTTTACCACACGACCCGAGCAAAGTGCTGGTAACTTGTGCAAATTCACAGGTTAGAGTACTTGATGGTATGGATGTGATCAGGAAGTACAAAG GTATTCGAAATGGTGGGAACCAGATTTCTGCTTCATTTACATCAGATGGGAAACACATTGTCTCGGCTTCTAAGGATTCAAATGTTTATATGTGGAACTACACTGATCCCGTTTCAAATTCTTTGTCACAACCAAAATCCATAGGATCATTTGAGTGTTTCTCCTCGGATGCCTCAATTGTCATACCCTGGCCTGGCTTGAAAATAGGGAACTCAGAAAATGAgttaaaatcaagaaaatatgAGATTTCTAGAAATTCATTACCCTTTTCTTTATCTGCTTATTTCTCTTCTGGAGACCAAGAATTTTTCCTAGATTCCAACCCAAAGGGATCCACGACTTGGCCCGAGGAAAAGCTACCAGTGTCTTATCCCCGCGATATGACGTCTTCAATGT GTTGGGATGGAAAAATCAGATCTTTTCGTAATTACGGGTTACCAGTTCCCTGTTAA